A single region of the Silene latifolia isolate original U9 population chromosome 8, ASM4854445v1, whole genome shotgun sequence genome encodes:
- the LOC141595024 gene encoding uncharacterized protein LOC141595024: MTGGDASNTENSVLKIDPLSPFYLGSGDLPSLKLSTILLNHHNYDNWSRLMRMSLKSRRKFGLCDGSIKKPTDEFLLGQWEVVHYTIVSWLRATIDPVVLESVPYVEDAAAMWSDLEERFAVVDGTSIHSLKTELGECRQNKGMSVTEYYGKLKSLWDALSIHDPPFACECGKCTCDIASKAVKRLDNERLHQFLWA, from the coding sequence ATGACTGGCGGAGACGCTTCAAATACGGAAAATTCCGTTCTCAAAATCGATCCCCTTTCACCATTTTATCTTGGCTCGGGCGATCTTCCAAGCCTCAAATTATCCACTATTCTGTTGAACCATCACAATTATGATAATTGGAGTCGATTGATGCGGATGTCCTTAAAATCGCGTCGGAAATTTGGCTTATGTGACGGTTCAATTAAAAAACCAACTGATGAGTTTCTTTTAGGGCAATGGGAAGTTGTTCACTATACCATCGTCTCTTGGTTACGGGCAACCATTGATCCGGTTGTTCTTGAAAGTGTGCCATACGTGGAGGACGCGGCTGCTATGTGGAGCGATTTGGAGGAGCGCTTCGCCGTTGTTGATGGTACGTCGATTCATTCTTTAAAAACCGAACTTGGTGAATGCCGACAAAACAAAGGTATGTCTGTTACCGAGTATTATGGTAAATTAAAATCACTTTGGGATGCGCTTTCTATTCATGATCCTCCGTTTGCCTGTGAATGCGGTAAATGTACTTGTGATATCGCTAGTAAAGCCGTTAAGCGTCTTGATAATGAAAGACTTCATCAATTTTTATGGGCCTAG
- the LOC141596731 gene encoding uncharacterized protein LOC141596731 isoform X2, giving the protein MTWVLLRHHTIHITDSGIILFRPTSMSGLLCLEIIPPQSSNNGLIYPDLSLPSKRRFMTTGSALVDTAATSKTQCRFLIHRLYRAPVLQQTHRKIFR; this is encoded by the exons ATGACATGGGTTCTGCTAAG GCATCATACTATTCATATTACTGACTCAGGCATCATACTATTCAGACCTACTTCTATGAGTGGCTTGTTGTGCCTAGAGATCATACCTCCCCAGTCTTCGAATAACGG GCTTATCTATCCGGATCTCAGCCTCCCCAGTAAGCGGCGCTTCATGACTACCGGTTCTGCGTTAGTCGATACAGCTGCCACCTCTAAAACACAG TGCAGGTTTTTGATTCATCGGCTGTATCGTGCACCTGTATTGCAGCAGACTCACAGAAAGATTTTTAGATAA
- the LOC141596731 gene encoding uncharacterized protein LOC141596731 isoform X3, translating to MTWVLLRHHTIHITDSGIILFRPTSMSGLLCLEIIPPQSSNNGLIYPDLSLPSKRRFMTTGSALVDTAATSKTQVFDSSAVSCTCIAADSQKDF from the exons ATGACATGGGTTCTGCTAAG GCATCATACTATTCATATTACTGACTCAGGCATCATACTATTCAGACCTACTTCTATGAGTGGCTTGTTGTGCCTAGAGATCATACCTCCCCAGTCTTCGAATAACGG GCTTATCTATCCGGATCTCAGCCTCCCCAGTAAGCGGCGCTTCATGACTACCGGTTCTGCGTTAGTCGATACAGCTGCCACCTCTAAAACACAG GTTTTTGATTCATCGGCTGTATCGTGCACCTGTATTGCAGCAGACTCACAGAAAGATTTTTAG
- the LOC141596731 gene encoding uncharacterized protein LOC141596731 isoform X1, whose amino-acid sequence MTWVLLRHHTIHITDSGIILFRPTSMSGLLCLEIIPPQSSNNGFCTCRLIYPDLSLPSKRRFMTTGSALVDTAATSKTQCRFLIHRLYRAPVLQQTHRKIFR is encoded by the exons ATGACATGGGTTCTGCTAAG GCATCATACTATTCATATTACTGACTCAGGCATCATACTATTCAGACCTACTTCTATGAGTGGCTTGTTGTGCCTAGAGATCATACCTCCCCAGTCTTCGAATAACGG ATTCTGTACGTGTAGGCTTATCTATCCGGATCTCAGCCTCCCCAGTAAGCGGCGCTTCATGACTACCGGTTCTGCGTTAGTCGATACAGCTGCCACCTCTAAAACACAG TGCAGGTTTTTGATTCATCGGCTGTATCGTGCACCTGTATTGCAGCAGACTCACAGAAAGATTTTTAGATAA